From Ananas comosus cultivar F153 linkage group 8, ASM154086v1, whole genome shotgun sequence, one genomic window encodes:
- the LOC109714549 gene encoding leucine-rich repeat receptor-like protein kinase PEPR1 isoform X1 — translation MLLLLLQRLLSFVIIISIIIIILILRPAYTSPSSPPSSESSTPLLSFLTRLPPLPSQQLLQWNSSAPPCHWSGVSCSPRSGRITSLNLSGIGLSGPLAESAPSLCGLPSLRSLDLSLNGFSGPIPSQLGSCARLRALLLNGNNLSGPIPLDFFRSGRLVKLDLGENSLSGAIPPQVGSSRRLVFLGLNDNFLQGGIPQGLLRLPKLKFLWLDGNNITGRIPEFSPQCGLVRMSLLSNTLSGELPRSLGNCRNLTSFVVSYNNIRGALPDIFSSLPRLQLLYLNDNNFAGELPRSLETLRNLQQLFLSHNQFNGTIPANIGRCRSLTMLYIWGNRLTGLIPPSIGDLRDLQYLLLARNQLGGPIPPEIGNCRLLLELQLQENLIGGSIPPEICQLQNLQNLYLYKNHLEGAIPNCVWRMHNLVSLVLYNNSLSGEMPTEVALLGQLNYINLAYNNLTGEIPYSLGRNTIGGLKLVDLTGNNFYGPIPPDLCAGGNLSVLVLGHNQFNGSFPGEIIARCSSLRRVILCSNSFRGNIPVNMSVNLGISYLDLSSNFLEGSIPSRLGYWHNLSMLDISNNSLSGPIPPELGNLKNLATLRASSNKLTGSIPAELGGCTKLLCLDLTRNNLSGNIPVEITTLVSLQNLLLSGNKLSGAIPDSFTALQGLLELELGNNTLEGSIPRSLGNLQFIYLSLNVSNNRLSGEIPSTLGNLDKLQILDLSNNSLSGQIPSSLDNMVSLSFVNVSFNQLTGALPNSWVKFVVSSPGSFVGNPYICLQAKDGNDCEKEPIQHRGKTRRIIIILMVLGFVILLGGLCGTIHVTMRARRLSAPQVSIRSIDATEDLPEDLTYEDILRATGNLSEKYVIGRGRHGTVYCTEFGWGKKWAVKMVDLSESSFSVEIKVLNSVKHRNLVKMAGYCIRDGFGLILYEYISGGTLYEVLHQRKPQVSLDWKSRYRIALGIAQGLSYLHHDCVPQIIHRDIKSSNILMDSELEPKIGDFGMAKMISSIDSSSTMSAIVGTLGYIAPECGYSTRVNEKCDVYSYGVVLLELLCRKLPVDPSFGDGVDIVQWMKSKLQKPDYENAICYLDEEIIYWEEVEQAKVLKLLELAISCTQLACEARPSMREIVKTLIKAG, via the exons atgttgctgctgctgctgcagagACTGCTTTCCTtcgtcatcatcatctccatcatcatcatcatcctcatccTCCGCCCTGCTTATACCTCGCCATCATCTCCCCCCTCCAGCGAATCATccactcctctcctctccttcctcacaaggctccctcctctcccttcGCAGCAGCTTCTCCAATGGAACAGCTCTGCCCCTCCGTGCCACTGGTCCGGCGTCTCCTGCTCCCCTCGCTCCGGCCGCATCACCTCCCTCAACCTCTCCGGCATCGGCCTCTCCGGGCCCCTAGCCGAATCCGCTCCCAGCCTTTGCGGCCTCCCGTCGCTCCGCTCGCTCGACCTCAGCCTCAACGGCTTCTCCGGGCCCATCCCCTCGCAGCTCGGCTCATGCGCCCGCCTCCGCGCCCTCCTCCTCAACGGCAACAACCTATCTGGCCCGATCCCGCTAGATTTCTTCCGCTCTGGCCGCCTCGTCAAGCTCGACCTCGGGGAAAACTCCCTCTCCGGCGCAATCCCTCCGCAGGTCGGATCGTCGCGCCGCCTCGTGTTCCTCGGCCTGAACGACAACTTTTTGCAGGGAGGCATCCCCCAGGGGCTATTGCGGCTGCCGAAGCTCAAGTTCCTGTGGCTCGATGGGAACAACATTACGGGGAGAATCCCCGAGTTTTCACCTCAATGCGGGCTCGTCCGGATGTCCCTTCTTAGCAACACGCTCTCCGGCGAGCTCCCGCGAAGCCTGGGCAATTGTCGTAACCTCACCTCCTTCGTCGTTTCTTACAACAATATCAGAGGAGCTTTGCCAGATATTTTCTCCTCTCTTCCTCGGTTGCAGCTCCTCTATCTCAACGACAATAATTTCGCCGGCGAGCTGCCGAGAAGCCTGGAGACCTTGAGAAATTTGCAGCAATTGTTCCTCTCGCATAATCAGTTTAACGGCACCATTCCCGCGAACATTGGCCGGTGCCGGTCGCTGACGATGCTTTACATTTGGGGGAACCGTCTCACGGGGCTTATCCCTCCGTCTATTGGGGATCTCCGCGATCTACAGTACCTTCTTCTTGCTCGGAACCAACTCGGTGGGCCGATACCACCGGAGATTGGGAATTGTAGATTATTGCTGGAGCTTCAACTTCAGGAGAATCTCATCGGAGGGTCGATCCCGCCAGAGATCTGTCAGCTCCAGAACCTCCAGAACCTCTATCTCTACAAGAACCATTTGGAAGGAGCAATTCCTAACTGTGTCTGGAGAATGCACAATCTTGTAAGTTTGGTGCTATATAACAACAGTCTGAGTGGAGAAATGCCTACAGAGGTTGCCCTTCTGGGGCAACTGAACTACATTAATCTAGCATATAACAATCTGACCGGGGAAATACCTTATTCTCTTGGAAGAAACACGATCGGAGGCTTAAAGCTTGTGGATTTGACCGGAAATAATTTCTACGGCCCTATCCCGCCTGATCTCTGTGCTGGCGGGAACCTCAGTGTTCTTGTTCTAGGCCATAATCAATTTAATGGTAGCTTCCCTGGCGAGATCATTGCACGTTGCAGTTCACTTAGGAGAGTGATCTTGTGTAGCAACAGTTTTCGAGGAAATATACCAGTGAATATGAGTGTGAATCTCGGGATATCATACTTGGATCTCAGCAGTAACTTTCTTGAAGGAAGCATACCAAGCAGACTTGGTTACTGGCACAATCTCTCAATGCTCGATATCTCGAATAACTCGTTATCAGGCCCTATACCTCCTGAATTGGGTAACCTCAAGAATCTCGCGACACTGCGTGCTTCTTCGAACAAGCTGACTGGATCAATTCCAGCGGAATTGGGTGGATGCACCAAACTTCTTTGTCTGGACCTCACTAGAAACAATCTCTCCGGGAATATCCCGGTGGAGATTACTACACTTGTGAGCTTGCAAAATTTGCTCCTTTCAGGGAACAAGCTTAGCGGGGCGATTCCTGATTCATTCACAGCCCTGCAGGGATTACTGGAGTTGGAGCTTGGGAATAATACTTTGGAGGGTTCCATTCCTCGCAGTCTCGGTAATCTTCAGTTCATTTATCTCTCTCTTAATGTTAGCAACAATAGATTGAGCGGAGAAATTCCAAGTACTCTCGGTAATCTTGATAAGCTGCAAATTCTTGATCTATCAAACAACTCTTTGTCTGGCCAGATCCCATCATCACTCGATAACATGGTATCTCTTTCGTTCGTAAACGTATCGTTTAATCAACTAACAGGTGCGCTCCCAAATAGTTGGGTTAAATTTGTAGTCTCTTCCCCAGGGTCCTTTGTTGGAAATCCATACATATGCCTACAAGCTAAAGATGGAAATGATTGTGAGAAAGAACCAATACAGCATCGCGGCAAAACAAGaaggattattattattctaatggTTCTTGGGTTTGTCATTTTATTAGGAGGGCTTTGTGGTACCATTCATGTGACAATGAGAGCTCGCCGCCTCTCAGCTCCCCAAGTTTCCATTCGTAGCATAGACGCAACTGAAGACTTACCTGAAGATCTAACTTACGAAGATATATTGCGTGCTACTGGCAACTTGAGCGAGAAGTATGTTATTGGAAGAGGCAGACATGGCACTGTCTACTGCACGGAGTTTGGATGGGGCAAGAAATGGGCCGTCAAAATGGTGGATTTATCTGAGTCGAGCTTTTCCGTCGAGATAAAAGTTTTGAATTCTGTGAAGCACCGAAACCTAGTAAAGATGGCTGGATATTGTATTAGAGATGGCTTTGGCTTGATTCTATACGAGTACATTTCGGGTGGAACACTCTACGAAGTCCTGCATCAAAGAAAGCCACAAGTTTCTCTTGATTGGAAGAGTCGGTATCGCATTGCTCTTGGCATAGCCCAAGGCCTGTCATATCTTCACCATGATTGTGTGCCACAGATCATTCATAGAGATATTAAATCAAGCAACATACTAATGGATTCTGAGCTAGAACCAAAGATTGGGGACTTTGGAATGGCAAAAATGATCAGTAGTATAGATTCAAGCTCAACAATGTCTGCAATTGTCGGAACTCTTGGCTACATTGCTCCTG AATGTGGGTATTCAACCAGAGTTAATGAGAAATGCGATGTCTATAGCTACGGAGTAGTTCTTCTTGAGCTCCTCTGCAGAAAGTTGCCTGTGGATCCCAGCTTTGGAGATGGAGTTGACATTGTACAGTGGATGAAATCAAAACTGCAAAAACCTGATTATGAGAATGCTATATGTTACCTAGATGAGGAGATCATCTACTGGGAAGAAGTTGAGCAGGCAAAGGTGCTGAAGCTATTGGAATTGGCAATTTCATGTACACAATTAGCATGTGAAGCAAGACCGTCCATGAGGGAAATTGTCAAGACTTTAATCAAAGCTGGATAA
- the LOC109714549 gene encoding LRR receptor-like serine/threonine-protein kinase GSO1 isoform X2, whose product MLLLLLQRLLSFVIIISIIIIILILRPAYTSPSSPPSSESSTPLLSFLTRLPPLPSQQLLQWNSSAPPCHWSGVSCSPRSGRITSLNLSGIGLSGPLAESAPSLCGLPSLRSLDLSLNGFSGPIPSQLGSCARLRALLLNGNNLSGPIPLDFFRSGRLVKLDLGENSLSGAIPPQVGSSRRLVFLGLNDNFLQGGIPQGLLRLPKLKFLWLDGNNITGRIPEFSPQCGLVRMSLLSNTLSGELPRSLGNCRNLTSFVVSYNNIRGALPDIFSSLPRLQLLYLNDNNFAGELPRSLETLRNLQQLFLSHNQFNGTIPANIGRCRSLTMLYIWGNRLTGLIPPSIGDLRDLQYLLLARNQLGGPIPPEIGNCRLLLELQLQENLIGGSIPPEICQLQNLQNLYLYKNHLEGAIPNCVWRMHNLVSLVLYNNSLSGEMPTEVALLGQLNYINLAYNNLTGEIPYSLGRNTIGGLKLVDLTGNNFYGPIPPDLCAGGNLSVLVLGHNQFNGSFPGEIIARCSSLRRVILCSNSFRGNIPVNMSVNLGISYLDLSSNFLEGSIPSRLGYWHNLSMLDISNNSLSGPIPPELGNLKNLATLRASSNKLTGSIPAELGGCTKLLCLDLTRNNLSGNIPVEITTLVSLQNLLLSGNKLSGAIPDSFTALQGLLELELGNNTLEGSIPRSLGSFVGNPYICLQAKDGNDCEKEPIQHRGKTRRIIIILMVLGFVILLGGLCGTIHVTMRARRLSAPQVSIRSIDATEDLPEDLTYEDILRATGNLSEKYVIGRGRHGTVYCTEFGWGKKWAVKMVDLSESSFSVEIKVLNSVKHRNLVKMAGYCIRDGFGLILYEYISGGTLYEVLHQRKPQVSLDWKSRYRIALGIAQGLSYLHHDCVPQIIHRDIKSSNILMDSELEPKIGDFGMAKMISSIDSSSTMSAIVGTLGYIAPECGYSTRVNEKCDVYSYGVVLLELLCRKLPVDPSFGDGVDIVQWMKSKLQKPDYENAICYLDEEIIYWEEVEQAKVLKLLELAISCTQLACEARPSMREIVKTLIKAG is encoded by the exons atgttgctgctgctgctgcagagACTGCTTTCCTtcgtcatcatcatctccatcatcatcatcatcctcatccTCCGCCCTGCTTATACCTCGCCATCATCTCCCCCCTCCAGCGAATCATccactcctctcctctccttcctcacaaggctccctcctctcccttcGCAGCAGCTTCTCCAATGGAACAGCTCTGCCCCTCCGTGCCACTGGTCCGGCGTCTCCTGCTCCCCTCGCTCCGGCCGCATCACCTCCCTCAACCTCTCCGGCATCGGCCTCTCCGGGCCCCTAGCCGAATCCGCTCCCAGCCTTTGCGGCCTCCCGTCGCTCCGCTCGCTCGACCTCAGCCTCAACGGCTTCTCCGGGCCCATCCCCTCGCAGCTCGGCTCATGCGCCCGCCTCCGCGCCCTCCTCCTCAACGGCAACAACCTATCTGGCCCGATCCCGCTAGATTTCTTCCGCTCTGGCCGCCTCGTCAAGCTCGACCTCGGGGAAAACTCCCTCTCCGGCGCAATCCCTCCGCAGGTCGGATCGTCGCGCCGCCTCGTGTTCCTCGGCCTGAACGACAACTTTTTGCAGGGAGGCATCCCCCAGGGGCTATTGCGGCTGCCGAAGCTCAAGTTCCTGTGGCTCGATGGGAACAACATTACGGGGAGAATCCCCGAGTTTTCACCTCAATGCGGGCTCGTCCGGATGTCCCTTCTTAGCAACACGCTCTCCGGCGAGCTCCCGCGAAGCCTGGGCAATTGTCGTAACCTCACCTCCTTCGTCGTTTCTTACAACAATATCAGAGGAGCTTTGCCAGATATTTTCTCCTCTCTTCCTCGGTTGCAGCTCCTCTATCTCAACGACAATAATTTCGCCGGCGAGCTGCCGAGAAGCCTGGAGACCTTGAGAAATTTGCAGCAATTGTTCCTCTCGCATAATCAGTTTAACGGCACCATTCCCGCGAACATTGGCCGGTGCCGGTCGCTGACGATGCTTTACATTTGGGGGAACCGTCTCACGGGGCTTATCCCTCCGTCTATTGGGGATCTCCGCGATCTACAGTACCTTCTTCTTGCTCGGAACCAACTCGGTGGGCCGATACCACCGGAGATTGGGAATTGTAGATTATTGCTGGAGCTTCAACTTCAGGAGAATCTCATCGGAGGGTCGATCCCGCCAGAGATCTGTCAGCTCCAGAACCTCCAGAACCTCTATCTCTACAAGAACCATTTGGAAGGAGCAATTCCTAACTGTGTCTGGAGAATGCACAATCTTGTAAGTTTGGTGCTATATAACAACAGTCTGAGTGGAGAAATGCCTACAGAGGTTGCCCTTCTGGGGCAACTGAACTACATTAATCTAGCATATAACAATCTGACCGGGGAAATACCTTATTCTCTTGGAAGAAACACGATCGGAGGCTTAAAGCTTGTGGATTTGACCGGAAATAATTTCTACGGCCCTATCCCGCCTGATCTCTGTGCTGGCGGGAACCTCAGTGTTCTTGTTCTAGGCCATAATCAATTTAATGGTAGCTTCCCTGGCGAGATCATTGCACGTTGCAGTTCACTTAGGAGAGTGATCTTGTGTAGCAACAGTTTTCGAGGAAATATACCAGTGAATATGAGTGTGAATCTCGGGATATCATACTTGGATCTCAGCAGTAACTTTCTTGAAGGAAGCATACCAAGCAGACTTGGTTACTGGCACAATCTCTCAATGCTCGATATCTCGAATAACTCGTTATCAGGCCCTATACCTCCTGAATTGGGTAACCTCAAGAATCTCGCGACACTGCGTGCTTCTTCGAACAAGCTGACTGGATCAATTCCAGCGGAATTGGGTGGATGCACCAAACTTCTTTGTCTGGACCTCACTAGAAACAATCTCTCCGGGAATATCCCGGTGGAGATTACTACACTTGTGAGCTTGCAAAATTTGCTCCTTTCAGGGAACAAGCTTAGCGGGGCGATTCCTGATTCATTCACAGCCCTGCAGGGATTACTGGAGTTGGAGCTTGGGAATAATACTTTGGAGGGTTCCATTCCTCGCAGTCTCG GGTCCTTTGTTGGAAATCCATACATATGCCTACAAGCTAAAGATGGAAATGATTGTGAGAAAGAACCAATACAGCATCGCGGCAAAACAAGaaggattattattattctaatggTTCTTGGGTTTGTCATTTTATTAGGAGGGCTTTGTGGTACCATTCATGTGACAATGAGAGCTCGCCGCCTCTCAGCTCCCCAAGTTTCCATTCGTAGCATAGACGCAACTGAAGACTTACCTGAAGATCTAACTTACGAAGATATATTGCGTGCTACTGGCAACTTGAGCGAGAAGTATGTTATTGGAAGAGGCAGACATGGCACTGTCTACTGCACGGAGTTTGGATGGGGCAAGAAATGGGCCGTCAAAATGGTGGATTTATCTGAGTCGAGCTTTTCCGTCGAGATAAAAGTTTTGAATTCTGTGAAGCACCGAAACCTAGTAAAGATGGCTGGATATTGTATTAGAGATGGCTTTGGCTTGATTCTATACGAGTACATTTCGGGTGGAACACTCTACGAAGTCCTGCATCAAAGAAAGCCACAAGTTTCTCTTGATTGGAAGAGTCGGTATCGCATTGCTCTTGGCATAGCCCAAGGCCTGTCATATCTTCACCATGATTGTGTGCCACAGATCATTCATAGAGATATTAAATCAAGCAACATACTAATGGATTCTGAGCTAGAACCAAAGATTGGGGACTTTGGAATGGCAAAAATGATCAGTAGTATAGATTCAAGCTCAACAATGTCTGCAATTGTCGGAACTCTTGGCTACATTGCTCCTG AATGTGGGTATTCAACCAGAGTTAATGAGAAATGCGATGTCTATAGCTACGGAGTAGTTCTTCTTGAGCTCCTCTGCAGAAAGTTGCCTGTGGATCCCAGCTTTGGAGATGGAGTTGACATTGTACAGTGGATGAAATCAAAACTGCAAAAACCTGATTATGAGAATGCTATATGTTACCTAGATGAGGAGATCATCTACTGGGAAGAAGTTGAGCAGGCAAAGGTGCTGAAGCTATTGGAATTGGCAATTTCATGTACACAATTAGCATGTGAAGCAAGACCGTCCATGAGGGAAATTGTCAAGACTTTAATCAAAGCTGGATAA
- the LOC109714549 gene encoding LRR receptor-like serine/threonine-protein kinase GSO1 isoform X3 encodes MLLLLLQRLLSFVIIISIIIIILILRPAYTSPSSPPSSESSTPLLSFLTRLPPLPSQQLLQWNSSAPPCHWSGVSCSPRSGRITSLNLSGIGLSGPLAESAPSLCGLPSLRSLDLSLNGFSGPIPSQLGSCARLRALLLNGNNLSGPIPLDFFRSGRLVKLDLGENSLSGAIPPQVGSSRRLVFLGLNDNFLQGGIPQGLLRLPKLKFLWLDGNNITGRIPEFSPQCGLVRMSLLSNTLSGELPRSLGNCRNLTSFVVSYNNIRGALPDIFSSLPRLQLLYLNDNNFAGELPRSLETLRNLQQLFLSHNQFNGTIPANIGRCRSLTMLYIWGNRLTGLIPPSIGDLRDLQYLLLARNQLGGPIPPEIGNCRLLLELQLQENLIGGSIPPEICQLQNLQNLYLYKNHLEGAIPNCVWRMHNLVSLVLYNNSLSGEMPTEVALLGQLNYINLAYNNLTGEIPYSLGRNTIGGLKLVDLTGNNFYGPIPPDLCAGGNLSVLVLGHNQFNGSFPGEIIARCSSLRRVILCSNSFRGNIPVNMSVNLGISYLDLSSNFLEGSIPSRLGYWHNLSMLDISNNSLSGPIPPELGNLKNLATLRASSNKLTGSIPAELGGCTKLLCLDLTRNNLSGNIPVEITTLVSLQNLLLSGNKLSGAIPDSFTALQGLLELELGNNTLEGSIPRSLGGLCGTIHVTMRARRLSAPQVSIRSIDATEDLPEDLTYEDILRATGNLSEKYVIGRGRHGTVYCTEFGWGKKWAVKMVDLSESSFSVEIKVLNSVKHRNLVKMAGYCIRDGFGLILYEYISGGTLYEVLHQRKPQVSLDWKSRYRIALGIAQGLSYLHHDCVPQIIHRDIKSSNILMDSELEPKIGDFGMAKMISSIDSSSTMSAIVGTLGYIAPECGYSTRVNEKCDVYSYGVVLLELLCRKLPVDPSFGDGVDIVQWMKSKLQKPDYENAICYLDEEIIYWEEVEQAKVLKLLELAISCTQLACEARPSMREIVKTLIKAG; translated from the exons atgttgctgctgctgctgcagagACTGCTTTCCTtcgtcatcatcatctccatcatcatcatcatcctcatccTCCGCCCTGCTTATACCTCGCCATCATCTCCCCCCTCCAGCGAATCATccactcctctcctctccttcctcacaaggctccctcctctcccttcGCAGCAGCTTCTCCAATGGAACAGCTCTGCCCCTCCGTGCCACTGGTCCGGCGTCTCCTGCTCCCCTCGCTCCGGCCGCATCACCTCCCTCAACCTCTCCGGCATCGGCCTCTCCGGGCCCCTAGCCGAATCCGCTCCCAGCCTTTGCGGCCTCCCGTCGCTCCGCTCGCTCGACCTCAGCCTCAACGGCTTCTCCGGGCCCATCCCCTCGCAGCTCGGCTCATGCGCCCGCCTCCGCGCCCTCCTCCTCAACGGCAACAACCTATCTGGCCCGATCCCGCTAGATTTCTTCCGCTCTGGCCGCCTCGTCAAGCTCGACCTCGGGGAAAACTCCCTCTCCGGCGCAATCCCTCCGCAGGTCGGATCGTCGCGCCGCCTCGTGTTCCTCGGCCTGAACGACAACTTTTTGCAGGGAGGCATCCCCCAGGGGCTATTGCGGCTGCCGAAGCTCAAGTTCCTGTGGCTCGATGGGAACAACATTACGGGGAGAATCCCCGAGTTTTCACCTCAATGCGGGCTCGTCCGGATGTCCCTTCTTAGCAACACGCTCTCCGGCGAGCTCCCGCGAAGCCTGGGCAATTGTCGTAACCTCACCTCCTTCGTCGTTTCTTACAACAATATCAGAGGAGCTTTGCCAGATATTTTCTCCTCTCTTCCTCGGTTGCAGCTCCTCTATCTCAACGACAATAATTTCGCCGGCGAGCTGCCGAGAAGCCTGGAGACCTTGAGAAATTTGCAGCAATTGTTCCTCTCGCATAATCAGTTTAACGGCACCATTCCCGCGAACATTGGCCGGTGCCGGTCGCTGACGATGCTTTACATTTGGGGGAACCGTCTCACGGGGCTTATCCCTCCGTCTATTGGGGATCTCCGCGATCTACAGTACCTTCTTCTTGCTCGGAACCAACTCGGTGGGCCGATACCACCGGAGATTGGGAATTGTAGATTATTGCTGGAGCTTCAACTTCAGGAGAATCTCATCGGAGGGTCGATCCCGCCAGAGATCTGTCAGCTCCAGAACCTCCAGAACCTCTATCTCTACAAGAACCATTTGGAAGGAGCAATTCCTAACTGTGTCTGGAGAATGCACAATCTTGTAAGTTTGGTGCTATATAACAACAGTCTGAGTGGAGAAATGCCTACAGAGGTTGCCCTTCTGGGGCAACTGAACTACATTAATCTAGCATATAACAATCTGACCGGGGAAATACCTTATTCTCTTGGAAGAAACACGATCGGAGGCTTAAAGCTTGTGGATTTGACCGGAAATAATTTCTACGGCCCTATCCCGCCTGATCTCTGTGCTGGCGGGAACCTCAGTGTTCTTGTTCTAGGCCATAATCAATTTAATGGTAGCTTCCCTGGCGAGATCATTGCACGTTGCAGTTCACTTAGGAGAGTGATCTTGTGTAGCAACAGTTTTCGAGGAAATATACCAGTGAATATGAGTGTGAATCTCGGGATATCATACTTGGATCTCAGCAGTAACTTTCTTGAAGGAAGCATACCAAGCAGACTTGGTTACTGGCACAATCTCTCAATGCTCGATATCTCGAATAACTCGTTATCAGGCCCTATACCTCCTGAATTGGGTAACCTCAAGAATCTCGCGACACTGCGTGCTTCTTCGAACAAGCTGACTGGATCAATTCCAGCGGAATTGGGTGGATGCACCAAACTTCTTTGTCTGGACCTCACTAGAAACAATCTCTCCGGGAATATCCCGGTGGAGATTACTACACTTGTGAGCTTGCAAAATTTGCTCCTTTCAGGGAACAAGCTTAGCGGGGCGATTCCTGATTCATTCACAGCCCTGCAGGGATTACTGGAGTTGGAGCTTGGGAATAATACTTTGGAGGGTTCCATTCCTCGCAGTCTCG GAGGGCTTTGTGGTACCATTCATGTGACAATGAGAGCTCGCCGCCTCTCAGCTCCCCAAGTTTCCATTCGTAGCATAGACGCAACTGAAGACTTACCTGAAGATCTAACTTACGAAGATATATTGCGTGCTACTGGCAACTTGAGCGAGAAGTATGTTATTGGAAGAGGCAGACATGGCACTGTCTACTGCACGGAGTTTGGATGGGGCAAGAAATGGGCCGTCAAAATGGTGGATTTATCTGAGTCGAGCTTTTCCGTCGAGATAAAAGTTTTGAATTCTGTGAAGCACCGAAACCTAGTAAAGATGGCTGGATATTGTATTAGAGATGGCTTTGGCTTGATTCTATACGAGTACATTTCGGGTGGAACACTCTACGAAGTCCTGCATCAAAGAAAGCCACAAGTTTCTCTTGATTGGAAGAGTCGGTATCGCATTGCTCTTGGCATAGCCCAAGGCCTGTCATATCTTCACCATGATTGTGTGCCACAGATCATTCATAGAGATATTAAATCAAGCAACATACTAATGGATTCTGAGCTAGAACCAAAGATTGGGGACTTTGGAATGGCAAAAATGATCAGTAGTATAGATTCAAGCTCAACAATGTCTGCAATTGTCGGAACTCTTGGCTACATTGCTCCTG AATGTGGGTATTCAACCAGAGTTAATGAGAAATGCGATGTCTATAGCTACGGAGTAGTTCTTCTTGAGCTCCTCTGCAGAAAGTTGCCTGTGGATCCCAGCTTTGGAGATGGAGTTGACATTGTACAGTGGATGAAATCAAAACTGCAAAAACCTGATTATGAGAATGCTATATGTTACCTAGATGAGGAGATCATCTACTGGGAAGAAGTTGAGCAGGCAAAGGTGCTGAAGCTATTGGAATTGGCAATTTCATGTACACAATTAGCATGTGAAGCAAGACCGTCCATGAGGGAAATTGTCAAGACTTTAATCAAAGCTGGATAA